From a single Mobula birostris isolate sMobBir1 chromosome 13, sMobBir1.hap1, whole genome shotgun sequence genomic region:
- the LOC140207450 gene encoding probable G-protein coupled receptor 139: protein MLETFFRVRKIYFLIIAVIGVPVNLVAIVILSRGKCGLSTCTTRYLVAMATADLLTIIFQVILGRVFNYYLPGTFLDITAVCSVNYVPLRAATDCSVWFTVTFTFDRFVAICCQKLKTKYCTGKTAAVVLTTTGVLFCFKNVPYFFMYRPMKVIDNIPWGCIRKSSYYTDRRWVGYSWLSTVLAPLLPFVLILLFNALTVRHILVASRVRKGLRGQNKAENRSDPEMESRRRSVILLLTISGSFITLWSVKVAEFLYYTIAGLDQNSYNDSEYIFQHSGYMLMILSCCTNTFIYGVTQSKFREQFISTAKYPLSSIIQLINKQHI from the exons ATGCTTGAAACATTTTTCCGTGTGAGAAAGATATACTTCTTGATCATTGCCGTTATTGGTGTTCCAG tgaatttagtggcgattgtgatcctgtcccggggaaagtgcggcctctccacctgcaccactcgctacctggtggccatggcaacggcggatctactgaccatcaTCTTTCAGGTTATATTGGGGCGGGTCTTTAATTATTACTTGCCCGGGACGTTTCTGGACATCACCGCCGTATGCAGTGTGAACTATGTCCCCTTAAGGGctgccacagactgttctgtctggttcactgtcacctttacgtttgatcggtttgtcgccatctgttgccagaagctgaaaacaaaatattgcacggggaaaactgcggctgtagttttgacaacaaccggcgttcttttctgttttaaaaatgtGCCCTACTTCTTTATGTATCGACCAATGAAAGTAATTGATAATATACCCTGGGGCTGCATTCGTAAATCGAGTTACTATACGGATCGCAGGTGGGTGGGATATAGCTGGCTTTCTACCGTTCTAGCGCCATTGCTCCCCTTCGTGTTAATACTgctgttcaacgctctgacagtcagacacattttggtggccagtcgggtccgtaaggggctgaggggtcagaacaaggcggagaaccgcagtgacccggagatggagagcaggaggaggtctgtgatcttacttctcaccatctccggaagcttcatcacCCTGTGGTCAGTAAAAGTTGCCGAATTCCTTTATTACACCATTGCTGGATTGGATCAAAATAGTTACAACGATTCGGAATATATATTTCAACACTCCGGatacatgctgatgatattaagttgctgcacaaacacgtttatttatggggtgactcagtccaagttcagagagcagttcatcagcaCAGCGAAATATCCGCTCTCGTCAATTATTCAACTAATTAATAAACAACACATCTAA